In the Populus trichocarpa isolate Nisqually-1 chromosome 1, P.trichocarpa_v4.1, whole genome shotgun sequence genome, one interval contains:
- the LOC127904913 gene encoding uncharacterized protein LOC127904913, whose translation MRINRVPRHDDGGEVHSSGNLSIFSNPGRPTPKNAVRGRYLSEIEFRQAHNYVLFNCDELRPFIKQHRRYLLSNNSQLTESQIFQLQDEQFATWFRTHVYQMGGSAAISLSLLCLGPERKVKCYNGYFVNGYVFHTEEYGHGRKTYNSGVCIKGSTSSEFEVDYYGRLEEVIELQYHSEQNRVFLFKCYWYDTTDRGIRVDPHYGLVEIN comes from the exons atgaggataaaccgtgttccacgacatgatgatggtggtgaagtgcattcaagtgggaacttgtcaatattctccaatcctggacgacccacacctaaaaatgccgtgaggggaagatatttgtctgaaatagagttcagacaagcacacaattatgtcctatttaactgtgatgagctgagaccttttattaa gcaacatcgacgatacttactgtccaataactcacagctgaccgaatcccagatctttcaattacaagatgaacaatttgccacatggtttagaacacat gtttatcaaatgggaggtagtgctgctatttcactgtctttactatgtctgggccctgaaagaaaagtcaagtgctataatggatattttgtcaatggatatgtctttcatactgaagaatacgggcatggaagaaagacatacaacagcggtgtttgtattaagggatcgacttctagtgagtttgaagttgactactacggtagattggaagaggtcatcgaactgcaatatcatagcgagcaaaatagagtgtttttattcaaatgttattggtatgacacaactgacagaggaatcagagtagatcctcactatggtctcgttgaaatcaattga